One genomic region from Spirosoma sp. KCTC 42546 encodes:
- a CDS encoding SusC/RagA family TonB-linked outer membrane protein — protein MKKTVHRLGLLAVLLTGYPVSSFCQTLASAQVLPRSGSRNAQTQLKTVLLDLQRHYRAEIVFEDQIMVGKIVATDALNLNLSLEKNLNQLLKNTGLRVRKIRKDTYVITEARREKSTVSNREADPTESSTPPTATDTRTTLTVPEQAVSHLANVADLSVAGTVTDESGAVLPGVSVIVKGTTRGTTTDSKGFYQVNVPDQTAVLVFSFVGYLSQEVTVGNRTTLGIKLETDTKALSEVVVVGYGTQKKVNLTGAVSSVSSEEITRRPVGQTSSALQGLMPGVTVTQRSGRPGADGGSIRIRGIGTLGTADPLVLIDNIEGSMNSIDPNLIESVSVLKDAASASIYGSRAANGVILITTKRAKGSKISVNYNNYIGWQTPTNLPKMANAIDHMLLTNEAYVNVGRSPLYSDDLIQKYRTIGATNRDLYPDTDWQKAVLTGSGLQQSHFLSVNGGSDKIRFLTSVGYFDQKGVIENSTYRRYTLRNNADIQFSKKFSARLDLQLVAATTVEPGRGAEEVFHWMNRIPANQIGINSNGTWGDGWNGDNPIAIARDGGTKKNNSPYAFLNAALVYKPAPWLTAEVAYAPKYALSIDKNFNKAVQTYKPDGTLSFLAPAKSTLTEGDSRSLYTTLRGTLTFDKAYGDHGLKVLAGFSREDFRNDYTTAYREGFLLPDYQVLNAGAADIQRTTGGASEWALQSAFGRINYDYKQKYLVEANARYDGSSRFAKGHKYGFFPSVSAGWRISQESFMQPLTNIVNEFKLRASWGQLGNQLIGNYPFMSSLQFGSYTFNKQIVNVVALNTLANADISWETTEMTDVGLDMTLFSNLSITADYYSKRTRDILLTLDIPAIIGLGAPSQNAGIVDNKGWELGINYKGAANTFRYDVGFNISDVKNTVVDLRGVNLTGLTVNREGYPINSLYGLQSEGYFQTTDEVAGHAQQFGVIKPGDLKYKDQNGDGIINNDDNVVFGSTIPRFTYGTTLNGYYKGFSLNIVLQGVGKADGYLNEQGIMPFFLGGTVQEQHKDHWTPENTNAAFPRLAFSEANNEKNSSFWMRNAAYLRLKNIQLGYTLPTALTQRAGIKTARVFANGQNLLTWDKFWDGYDVESPVGTGRSYPQVKMISFGIDVSF, from the coding sequence ATGAAGAAAACTGTACACCGCCTGGGTTTACTGGCTGTTTTATTGACGGGCTATCCCGTAAGTAGCTTTTGTCAGACGCTCGCATCGGCTCAGGTACTGCCACGCTCGGGGAGCCGAAACGCACAGACCCAACTCAAAACCGTTTTACTCGATTTGCAGCGGCATTACCGAGCCGAAATTGTTTTTGAAGACCAGATCATGGTGGGGAAAATTGTCGCCACCGATGCATTGAACCTGAACCTGTCGCTGGAGAAAAACCTGAACCAGTTGCTAAAAAATACAGGCTTACGGGTTCGAAAAATCCGGAAAGACACCTACGTGATTACCGAAGCCCGACGCGAAAAATCAACGGTCTCAAACCGGGAAGCAGACCCCACAGAATCCAGTACGCCACCTACGGCAACCGACACCCGAACAACCCTGACGGTACCAGAGCAAGCGGTGTCGCACCTGGCGAACGTGGCCGACCTCAGCGTGGCAGGCACCGTAACCGACGAATCCGGAGCGGTCTTGCCGGGGGTGAGCGTTATCGTGAAAGGAACAACCCGGGGTACCACAACCGACAGCAAAGGGTTTTACCAGGTAAATGTGCCCGATCAGACTGCCGTGCTGGTGTTCAGTTTTGTCGGATACCTGTCGCAGGAAGTAACGGTTGGCAATCGAACAACCCTCGGCATCAAGCTCGAAACCGATACCAAAGCGTTGTCGGAAGTGGTGGTTGTGGGCTACGGAACCCAGAAAAAAGTGAACCTGACGGGGGCCGTATCGTCCGTTTCCAGTGAGGAGATCACGCGCCGTCCCGTTGGGCAAACGTCGTCCGCGCTACAGGGGTTGATGCCGGGGGTAACGGTCACACAACGATCAGGCCGACCCGGTGCCGATGGCGGCTCCATCCGGATTCGGGGTATTGGCACTTTGGGGACAGCTGATCCATTGGTACTCATCGACAACATCGAAGGCTCGATGAACAGCATCGACCCGAATCTGATCGAATCAGTTTCTGTCCTGAAAGACGCGGCTTCAGCTTCGATTTATGGATCACGGGCGGCCAATGGAGTCATTCTGATCACCACCAAACGGGCAAAAGGAAGCAAGATTTCCGTCAACTACAACAATTACATCGGCTGGCAAACGCCTACCAATTTACCCAAAATGGCCAACGCCATCGACCATATGCTGCTGACTAACGAAGCGTATGTAAATGTGGGCCGTTCGCCCTTGTATTCCGACGATTTAATTCAGAAATACCGGACCATAGGGGCAACTAACCGTGATTTATATCCCGACACCGACTGGCAAAAGGCCGTATTAACGGGCTCAGGTCTGCAACAAAGCCATTTTCTGAGTGTCAATGGCGGGAGCGATAAAATCCGCTTTTTGACCTCAGTGGGCTATTTTGATCAGAAAGGAGTTATTGAAAATTCTACCTACAGGCGCTATACGCTTCGGAATAACGCGGATATTCAGTTCTCTAAAAAATTCAGTGCCCGCCTTGATCTTCAGCTTGTGGCCGCTACAACGGTTGAACCGGGCAGGGGCGCGGAAGAGGTATTCCACTGGATGAACCGGATTCCAGCCAACCAGATTGGCATTAATTCAAACGGCACCTGGGGCGATGGCTGGAACGGCGACAATCCAATTGCGATTGCGCGCGATGGAGGCACCAAAAAGAACAATAGTCCCTACGCCTTTCTGAATGCAGCCCTGGTGTATAAACCGGCACCCTGGCTAACGGCCGAAGTGGCCTACGCTCCGAAATATGCCCTGTCGATCGACAAGAATTTTAACAAAGCCGTTCAGACCTACAAACCCGACGGTACGCTCAGTTTCCTGGCACCTGCGAAAAGTACACTGACCGAAGGCGACAGCCGCTCGTTGTACACGACCTTACGCGGAACCTTAACGTTTGATAAAGCCTACGGCGATCACGGCTTGAAAGTACTAGCCGGTTTCTCCCGGGAAGATTTCCGCAATGATTACACAACCGCGTACCGGGAAGGCTTTTTATTGCCCGACTATCAGGTCCTGAATGCCGGAGCGGCCGACATTCAACGGACTACCGGCGGAGCCTCCGAATGGGCGTTACAGTCCGCATTCGGGCGGATTAACTATGATTACAAACAGAAATATCTGGTAGAAGCCAATGCCCGATACGATGGATCGTCCCGTTTTGCCAAAGGGCACAAATACGGCTTTTTCCCTTCGGTATCGGCAGGCTGGCGGATTTCTCAGGAGTCGTTCATGCAGCCGCTGACGAATATCGTGAACGAGTTTAAACTGCGGGCATCCTGGGGTCAGCTTGGGAATCAGTTAATTGGTAATTATCCCTTTATGTCGTCGCTGCAATTCGGTTCGTATACGTTCAACAAACAGATTGTCAATGTAGTAGCGCTCAACACGCTGGCGAATGCGGATATTTCCTGGGAAACTACCGAAATGACCGATGTGGGGCTGGATATGACCCTGTTTTCCAACTTGTCGATTACGGCCGATTATTACTCCAAACGTACGAGAGATATTCTGCTGACGCTGGATATCCCGGCGATTATCGGGCTAGGAGCACCTTCCCAAAACGCGGGTATCGTTGATAACAAAGGCTGGGAATTGGGCATCAATTACAAAGGGGCAGCCAATACGTTTCGGTATGATGTAGGATTCAATATTTCGGACGTAAAAAATACGGTAGTCGATTTACGGGGCGTAAACCTGACTGGCCTGACCGTTAACCGGGAAGGCTATCCCATCAATTCGTTATACGGCCTACAATCGGAAGGCTATTTTCAGACGACCGACGAAGTTGCCGGTCATGCCCAGCAGTTTGGCGTAATCAAACCCGGCGATCTCAAGTACAAAGATCAGAACGGCGATGGCATTATTAATAACGATGATAACGTCGTATTTGGCAGCACCATTCCCCGTTTCACCTACGGAACAACCCTAAATGGCTACTACAAAGGCTTTAGCTTAAACATTGTGCTACAGGGTGTTGGCAAAGCCGATGGTTATCTGAATGAGCAGGGCATCATGCCATTTTTCCTGGGCGGTACGGTGCAGGAACAGCACAAAGACCACTGGACTCCGGAGAATACGAATGCGGCATTTCCCCGCCTGGCGTTCAGCGAAGCCAACAACGAGAAGAACTCCAGTTTCTGGATGCGAAATGCCGCTTACCTGCGCCTGAAAAACATTCAGCTGGGCTACACGCTCCCGACAGCGCTGACCCAACGGGCTGGTATCAAAACCGCCAGGGTATTTGCCAACGGCCAGAACCTGCTCACCTGGGATAAATTCTGGGATGGCTACGATGTCGAATCACCGGTGGGTACAGGACGCAGTTATCCGCAGGTCAAAATGATCAGCTTTGGCATCGACGTTAGCTTCTAA
- a CDS encoding RagB/SusD family nutrient uptake outer membrane protein codes for MKKIHYLLLCACLLLSTTSCEDYLERYPLEGPADQSYFANASELELAVNGCYKGMTFSPSDGMSTQLLLDDCTDIGWDRNNSTLQQIGKGSHDSNNGFSKSVWTESYKIIGRCNFILDNIKKLDGKMDAVLYARYQAEARFVRAYMYGYLIELFGGVPLVTKTLGLSDAQVPKSTKTECATFVLNELDEAAKALPTSYDAKNTGRATKGAALAAKARTALYNEKWEVASTAAKAVMDLNINKLHPNYGELFSYKGQTSSEIMFALQYLKGTLTHSTPQNFLSRNAQGASNKVPGQTLIDSYECADGLSIDKSPLYNPKDPFKNRDPRLDFTVAVPGSNYFNFKFETHKDSVKTINYATGARVDNQDAIHAFATYTGYCWRKYTDLTDKDDRSNSEINTILIRYAEVLLIYAEAKIEANQIDQSVYDAINAVRQRPTVNMPAIKSGKSQEELRSIIRKERKYELANEGFRLMDIRRWKLADKLLNGNFLGRIPKGLLATAPVIDANGTPDYSTVPNKADMRVVEVRIFKPERDYLWPIPYIETVTNKALVQNPGY; via the coding sequence ATGAAAAAAATACACTACTTGCTTTTGTGCGCTTGCCTGCTGCTGAGCACAACCTCCTGCGAGGACTACCTGGAACGCTATCCGCTGGAAGGCCCCGCCGATCAGTCGTATTTTGCCAACGCCAGCGAGTTGGAACTAGCCGTCAATGGCTGCTACAAAGGCATGACCTTCTCCCCCAGCGATGGCATGTCGACTCAGCTTTTGCTCGACGACTGCACCGATATTGGCTGGGACCGGAACAATAGCACCTTACAGCAGATCGGCAAAGGCAGCCACGATAGCAACAACGGTTTTTCGAAATCGGTCTGGACCGAATCCTATAAAATTATTGGTCGCTGTAATTTCATTCTGGATAATATAAAGAAGCTGGATGGCAAAATGGACGCGGTTCTGTACGCCCGTTATCAGGCCGAAGCCCGTTTTGTGCGTGCCTATATGTATGGGTACCTGATCGAGTTATTTGGTGGTGTTCCGCTGGTTACTAAAACGTTGGGCTTATCCGATGCGCAGGTTCCGAAGAGTACTAAAACCGAATGCGCGACTTTTGTCCTGAATGAACTGGACGAAGCGGCCAAAGCTTTACCCACCAGCTACGACGCTAAGAACACAGGCCGGGCTACCAAAGGGGCAGCGTTGGCAGCCAAAGCCCGGACGGCTTTATACAACGAAAAATGGGAGGTTGCCTCTACAGCCGCCAAAGCCGTAATGGATCTGAATATCAACAAACTGCACCCAAATTACGGCGAGTTGTTTTCGTACAAAGGGCAAACCTCCAGTGAAATTATGTTTGCGTTGCAGTATCTGAAAGGAACGCTGACCCACAGCACACCCCAAAATTTCCTGTCGCGAAATGCGCAGGGAGCCTCCAACAAAGTGCCGGGACAAACGCTGATCGACTCCTATGAGTGTGCGGACGGGCTATCGATTGACAAATCGCCCCTATACAATCCTAAAGATCCGTTCAAAAACCGCGATCCACGACTGGACTTTACGGTAGCCGTACCGGGTTCCAACTATTTCAACTTCAAGTTCGAAACCCACAAAGACAGCGTTAAAACGATCAATTACGCCACCGGCGCACGGGTCGACAATCAGGATGCCATTCACGCGTTTGCCACCTATACCGGCTATTGCTGGCGGAAATACACCGACCTGACCGATAAGGACGACCGGAGCAATTCAGAAATCAATACCATTCTGATCCGATATGCCGAAGTGTTATTGATCTACGCCGAAGCTAAAATCGAAGCCAACCAGATCGATCAGTCGGTCTATGATGCCATCAATGCCGTGCGGCAACGGCCTACGGTGAACATGCCCGCCATCAAATCGGGCAAAAGTCAGGAGGAACTTCGATCAATTATCCGCAAGGAACGAAAGTATGAACTGGCCAATGAAGGCTTTCGCTTAATGGACATCCGTCGCTGGAAACTAGCGGACAAATTGCTGAACGGGAATTTCCTGGGCCGCATTCCGAAGGGATTACTGGCCACAGCACCGGTTATCGATGCCAATGGAACACCCGATTACAGCACGGTTCCCAATAAAGCCGACATGCGGGTAGTCGAAGTTCGCATTTTCAAACCCGAGCGGGACTATCTGTGGCCGATTCCGTATATCGAAACCGTGACCAACAAGGCCCTTGTACAAAACCCTGGCTATTAA
- a CDS encoding FAD-dependent oxidoreductase, whose translation MPTTRRKFLKLSSLSGLALTTGLPEWQAGRTSPLAENEYDLIIVGGTPGGIMAAVAASRLGKKSLILERTAHIGGLPANGLGATDIATRGATGGLFIEFVQRIKAHYVEKYGADSQQAKDCSDGYHFEPSVAAKIFDGFLKDSPNATVLTMRQFDFEPENLTIQNNRIQGIRVTDRNTKKTETYKGRFFIDATYEGDLIAAAGVPFFLGREGKSDYNEVGAGRVYKYWAGSEGPGSTFQGDNAVQSYNYRLCVTNDPKIRVKIQKPARYNREEYVSMIGDVTTGNYTGVTMMKVTDAQKAENLRRAKGGLPPDVPGMPKGIAWLTNMVKLPNGKNDGNNQHHSFLSTDLPEENWPYPTSGWEWRDRFAQRLREYTEGLFYFAQNDPELPDWFRKECSEWGWAKDEYTDNGHFPRQLYVREGRRMKGKYIFKAQDAQPVKPGERPPLHADSITASHYALDSHAVRKREAGRIHLDGFISYPSAVYTVPFRVIVPDSPLENLLAPVPASATHIGFSTLRMEPCWMALGQAAGTAAALCVQKSQSVHALAVPELQKALLQQKAILVYTKGMTTTDPNFDANQLAALHGK comes from the coding sequence ATGCCCACAACCCGACGAAAATTCCTGAAACTGTCCAGCCTGAGCGGCCTTGCCCTCACTACAGGCCTCCCTGAATGGCAAGCAGGCCGAACAAGCCCACTCGCCGAAAACGAATATGATCTTATCATTGTGGGTGGTACGCCCGGCGGCATTATGGCAGCCGTGGCCGCTTCCCGGCTAGGCAAGAAATCACTGATTCTGGAGCGGACAGCCCACATCGGTGGGTTACCCGCCAACGGCCTGGGGGCTACGGATATTGCCACGCGGGGTGCCACCGGCGGGTTATTTATTGAGTTTGTCCAACGCATTAAAGCGCACTATGTCGAGAAATACGGTGCCGATTCGCAGCAGGCGAAGGACTGTTCGGATGGCTACCATTTCGAACCATCGGTAGCGGCCAAAATCTTCGATGGGTTCCTAAAAGACAGCCCCAATGCAACCGTCTTGACCATGCGCCAATTCGACTTTGAGCCTGAGAATCTGACGATTCAGAACAATCGGATTCAGGGCATTCGGGTAACGGATCGAAATACGAAAAAGACGGAAACCTACAAAGGGCGCTTTTTTATCGACGCCACCTACGAAGGCGATCTGATTGCGGCTGCGGGTGTACCGTTTTTTCTGGGACGCGAAGGCAAATCCGATTATAACGAAGTCGGTGCCGGACGAGTCTATAAATACTGGGCAGGGTCGGAAGGGCCAGGTTCAACATTCCAGGGCGATAACGCCGTCCAATCCTACAACTACCGCCTTTGTGTGACCAACGACCCGAAAATTCGGGTCAAGATCCAGAAACCGGCTCGGTACAATCGCGAGGAGTATGTGTCGATGATTGGTGATGTGACAACGGGGAATTACACCGGTGTGACCATGATGAAAGTGACCGATGCCCAGAAGGCTGAAAATCTGCGCCGGGCCAAAGGCGGATTGCCGCCCGACGTACCCGGTATGCCCAAAGGCATTGCCTGGCTAACGAACATGGTCAAACTCCCCAATGGCAAAAACGACGGCAACAACCAGCACCATTCGTTTCTTTCGACCGATTTGCCGGAAGAAAACTGGCCCTATCCAACCTCTGGCTGGGAATGGCGCGACCGCTTTGCCCAACGGCTTCGGGAGTATACCGAAGGCCTGTTCTACTTCGCACAGAACGACCCCGAACTACCGGACTGGTTCCGGAAAGAATGTTCCGAATGGGGTTGGGCCAAGGATGAATACACCGACAATGGCCATTTTCCCCGGCAGCTTTACGTTCGGGAAGGCCGCCGGATGAAGGGTAAATACATCTTCAAAGCGCAGGATGCCCAACCCGTCAAACCCGGCGAACGTCCCCCCCTCCACGCCGATAGCATCACGGCCAGCCACTACGCCCTTGATTCGCACGCGGTTCGAAAGCGGGAAGCAGGCCGGATTCATCTGGATGGGTTCATCAGTTATCCGTCCGCCGTGTACACCGTTCCATTCCGGGTAATTGTGCCCGATTCGCCATTGGAAAATCTGCTGGCTCCGGTTCCGGCATCGGCCACGCACATTGGTTTCTCCACACTTCGGATGGAGCCTTGCTGGATGGCGCTGGGTCAGGCCGCTGGAACGGCTGCGGCCCTGTGCGTACAAAAATCGCAATCGGTGCATGCGTTAGCCGTTCCCGAATTGCAAAAAGCGCTGCTTCAGCAAAAAGCAATTCTGGTCTATACAAAAGGCATGACAACTACCGATCCGAATTTCGACGCCAACCAGTTGGCTGCCTTACATGGGAAATGA
- a CDS encoding FAD-dependent oxidoreductase has product MRYALTLCLSLLLTYSTSAQQQVDICVYGGTSGGVIAAYTARKAGKTVLLIEPGKHLGGMTSGGLGLTDIGNKYAITGISRDYYRRIGQHYGKFEQWIFEPHVAEDLFKDYVRRGNVDVLFSHRLSSVKKTSGQIQEIVLENSDKPSAKRTIRARMFIDCSYEGDLMAKAGVSYTVGREDNSKYNETISGVQLMTGHQLPDGIDPYKTPGNPASGLVWGVSPAKLEPNGTGDGKAQAYNYRICLSSDPANQVPITRPAGYDSTRYELLVRLMAAQPQKQSLNDYFIWSGMPNKKTDINNRNGFSTDMIGMNYAYPDGSYDKRAQIIRDHELYTKGLLYFVGHDSRVPQALREQMLKWGYPKDEYTDTGNWSSQLYIREARRMVGAYVMTQANCQGKEVVTDGVGMAAYTMDSHNIQRIVIEKDGKKMAKNEGNVEVGGFGPYPISYRALIPKESECRNLLVPVCLSASHIAYGSIRMEPVFMVLGQSTALAAVMAIDAKTSVQKVDIAKLQQELKANPLGDGSTPEILVDNENQTLTTVTGPWRVESKSKGGYGPSYLIYEGQGGEAASVRFKPDIVKAGNYKIYAYFPRLAKTASELGITVSDGKTSKSHPIKPADIVVVGQTSGEWVSLGEYTLPKGQTSSVDIAVKQADGPTVADAVLFVPAF; this is encoded by the coding sequence ATGCGATACGCACTCACCCTTTGTCTTAGCCTCTTACTAACATATTCAACTAGTGCCCAGCAGCAGGTCGACATCTGCGTATATGGTGGCACATCGGGCGGGGTCATAGCGGCTTATACCGCCCGGAAAGCCGGGAAAACCGTGCTCCTGATCGAACCCGGCAAGCACCTGGGGGGCATGACCTCCGGCGGGTTGGGCCTGACGGACATTGGCAATAAATACGCCATTACGGGCATCTCCCGCGATTATTACCGACGCATTGGCCAACATTACGGTAAGTTTGAACAGTGGATCTTTGAGCCGCATGTTGCCGAAGATCTGTTCAAGGATTACGTCAGGCGCGGCAATGTCGACGTATTGTTTTCTCACCGGCTGTCGAGCGTAAAGAAAACCAGTGGACAGATTCAGGAAATCGTTCTGGAAAATTCAGACAAACCGTCGGCCAAACGGACTATTCGGGCCAGAATGTTTATCGACTGTTCGTACGAAGGTGATCTGATGGCCAAAGCCGGAGTTTCCTATACGGTTGGCCGGGAGGATAACTCTAAATACAACGAAACCATCAGTGGGGTGCAGTTGATGACCGGCCACCAGCTTCCCGATGGGATCGACCCCTACAAAACGCCCGGCAATCCGGCATCGGGTCTGGTTTGGGGCGTCAGTCCGGCAAAGCTGGAGCCTAATGGAACGGGCGATGGAAAGGCCCAGGCCTACAATTATCGTATTTGTCTCTCGTCTGATCCAGCCAATCAGGTCCCGATCACGCGTCCGGCGGGCTATGATTCCACCCGCTACGAATTGCTCGTACGCCTGATGGCGGCCCAGCCCCAGAAACAATCGCTCAATGACTATTTCATCTGGAGTGGCATGCCCAACAAAAAAACCGACATCAACAATCGGAATGGTTTTTCGACTGATATGATCGGGATGAATTATGCGTATCCTGATGGGAGCTACGACAAACGGGCACAAATCATCCGCGATCATGAGCTGTACACCAAGGGCTTACTGTATTTCGTCGGTCATGATTCCCGCGTACCCCAGGCGCTTCGGGAGCAAATGCTGAAGTGGGGTTACCCTAAAGATGAGTATACCGATACGGGCAACTGGTCATCGCAACTCTACATTCGGGAAGCACGTCGGATGGTAGGCGCTTATGTGATGACGCAAGCGAATTGCCAGGGGAAAGAAGTCGTGACAGACGGGGTTGGCATGGCGGCTTATACGATGGATTCGCACAATATTCAGCGCATCGTGATCGAGAAAGACGGTAAGAAAATGGCCAAAAATGAGGGCAACGTGGAAGTTGGTGGATTTGGTCCGTACCCCATCTCCTACCGGGCGCTGATTCCCAAAGAAAGCGAATGTCGGAATTTGCTGGTGCCGGTTTGTTTATCGGCGTCGCACATTGCGTACGGGTCGATTCGGATGGAACCGGTGTTCATGGTGCTGGGCCAGTCGACAGCGTTGGCGGCAGTGATGGCAATCGACGCAAAAACCAGCGTGCAAAAAGTGGATATTGCGAAACTGCAACAGGAGCTAAAAGCCAACCCACTGGGTGATGGTAGCACGCCTGAAATTCTGGTCGATAATGAAAACCAGACCCTGACGACGGTAACCGGTCCGTGGCGCGTGGAGAGCAAAAGCAAAGGTGGGTACGGCCCTTCCTACCTGATTTATGAAGGTCAGGGGGGCGAAGCAGCTTCCGTCCGCTTTAAACCAGACATTGTAAAAGCGGGCAACTACAAGATTTACGCCTACTTCCCCCGATTAGCCAAAACGGCCTCCGAGTTGGGCATTACGGTATCGGACGGAAAAACGAGCAAATCCCATCCGATCAAACCCGCCGATATTGTTGTGGTTGGGCAAACATCCGGCGAATGGGTTTCGCTGGGCGAGTATACGCTACCTAAAGGCCAGACCTCATCGGTCGATATAGCCGTCAAGCAAGCCGATGGCCCGACAGTGGCCGATGCCGTTTTATTCGTTCCAGCGTTCTGA
- a CDS encoding helix-turn-helix domain-containing protein, whose product MILTEGDTKTIDCIGQMLPIRDALDVISGKWKVLILTSVMQGNRRFTEIQASIPKINPKVLSKELKDMEEHQLIQRIVHDSSPVLIEYVATEYSRTLKRVMMELHAWGVNHRKQLFGK is encoded by the coding sequence ATGATTTTAACAGAGGGTGACACAAAGACTATTGATTGTATTGGCCAGATGCTGCCCATCCGTGATGCGCTGGATGTGATAAGCGGCAAATGGAAAGTGCTGATCCTGACGTCCGTCATGCAGGGAAACCGGCGTTTTACGGAAATACAGGCAAGTATTCCCAAAATCAATCCCAAGGTTCTTTCCAAAGAATTGAAGGATATGGAGGAGCATCAGCTGATCCAGCGAATCGTCCATGACAGCTCGCCTGTTTTAATTGAATATGTCGCTACGGAGTATTCACGTACGCTGAAACGGGTGATGATGGAACTGCATGCCTGGGGTGTTAATCACCGTAAACAGCTATTCGGGAAGTGA
- a CDS encoding DoxX family protein produces the protein MASQQTPSKTLSIALWIVQALLALVFIGTGLVKLVTPVATVARMWPWAGEYPNLLRLTGLFDLLGGIGVVLPALTRIRPGLTVLAALGCAALMGSAIVFHVSRGEGANTPFNVVMLVLALFVFWGRRMKAPINTQD, from the coding sequence ATGGCAAGTCAGCAAACGCCCTCCAAAACTCTTTCTATTGCCTTGTGGATCGTCCAGGCACTACTGGCCCTCGTCTTCATCGGCACGGGATTAGTTAAGTTAGTAACCCCTGTTGCTACGGTGGCCAGGATGTGGCCATGGGCGGGCGAATACCCGAACCTGCTTCGGTTGACAGGCCTCTTCGATTTATTGGGCGGCATCGGTGTCGTTTTGCCCGCACTTACCCGTATCAGGCCAGGATTGACAGTACTGGCGGCATTGGGTTGCGCTGCACTCATGGGAAGCGCCATTGTCTTTCATGTATCTCGTGGAGAGGGGGCCAACACACCGTTCAACGTTGTCATGCTGGTACTTGCTCTTTTCGTTTTCTGGGGACGCCGGATGAAGGCCCCGATAAACACCCAGGACTGA
- a CDS encoding cupin domain-containing protein, which produces MRIVAGGMTFEQVNKPSNTTNTMDFTYPHTIKNCIGEQLIFQKVVHEPDGDRLLVENFVAPGSGPPMHVHWLQDECLTVVSGRIGYQVEGQTEQFAGEGETVLFKRGVPHRFWNAGSQTLHCTGWINPANSVVFYLSAIYAAQNKSGKAQPETFDAAYLLTRYASEYDMRGIPGFVRKVIIPLTYQIGRVLGKYAHFEGAPEPLRVGGNG; this is translated from the coding sequence TTGAGAATTGTTGCCGGAGGGATGACCTTTGAGCAGGTCAATAAACCCTCAAACACAACAAATACAATGGACTTTACGTACCCGCACACGATTAAGAACTGCATTGGAGAGCAGCTAATTTTCCAGAAAGTAGTGCATGAACCGGATGGCGACCGGCTACTCGTAGAAAATTTTGTGGCACCCGGCAGCGGCCCACCTATGCATGTGCATTGGCTACAGGATGAATGTCTGACGGTCGTTAGCGGACGGATCGGCTACCAGGTTGAAGGGCAAACCGAACAGTTTGCGGGAGAGGGAGAAACCGTTCTGTTCAAACGTGGTGTACCCCATCGCTTCTGGAACGCGGGTTCCCAAACCCTTCATTGCACAGGCTGGATCAATCCGGCCAACTCGGTCGTGTTCTACCTGTCGGCCATCTATGCGGCTCAGAACAAATCGGGGAAGGCACAGCCAGAAACCTTCGACGCGGCTTATCTGCTGACGCGCTATGCGAGTGAATATGACATGCGGGGAATCCCGGGTTTTGTCCGAAAAGTTATCATTCCACTAACCTATCAGATTGGCCGGGTGCTGGGTAAGTACGCACATTTCGAGGGTGCCCCGGAGCCATTGCGCGTCGGTGGCAATGGCTAA